CGCCCGGCGCAAGCACCCCCGCGTCCGCCTCGTCATCGGTGCGGCGCTCGCGTTCGGGGTGACCATGGGCGTCCAGGCGTTCATGCCCACCTACGAGCTGTACGCGCTGCTGTGCATCCCGGTCGGGCTGTTCTCCCTGACCATGATGACGGCGGCGAACACCGCGGTGCAGATGTCCACCGAGCCCGCTATGCGCGGCCGCGTGATGAGCCTGTACATGATGGTGTTCCTCGGCACCACGCCCATCGGCTCACCCGTGATCGGGTGGGTCTCGGAGGCCTGGGGTCCGCGCTGGTCGGTCGGCGTCGGCGCCATCGCCTCGATCCTGGTGGCGGTGGTCGCGGCCCTGTGGGTCAAGCGGTCCTGGCACGTGCAGGTGCGCTACCAGCGGCTCGGGCGGCCTCACCTCGTGGTGGAGGGCCCGGGCGAGCGGCATGCCCACCAGGCCGAGCGGGCGGAGCGCGAGCTGGCCAAGGCCACCCTCGCCAAGGACGAGGCACAGCAGGGCAGCGAGACGGCATAGTCCGCGCCGCACGGATGGCACCTGCCTTCTAGGGTGAGGTCCCATGACCGAGTCCACCGCCTTCCACGAACAGCTCCTGGCCGAGGAGGCGGAGCTGCGAGTGCCCACATTCGGCAAGGACGACGCCTGGATGCTGGGCAGCCAGATGCGCGCCGCCGCCGCTGAGCGTCGGCTGCCGATCGCCATCGGCATCGTGCTCGCCGGACAGCGCGTCTTCCATGCCGCGCTCGAGGGGTCCAGCGCCGACAACGACGGGTGGTTGGCGCGGAAGACGGCGGTCGTGCTGCGGTACGGGCGCAGCTCCATGGGTGTCGGTGAGCAGTTCCGGGTCGCGGGCAAGGACTTCGACCGCGACAGCCGGCTCGACCCCGCCGCGTTCGCCGCGCACGGCGGTGTCTTCCCGCTGGTCCACACCGGCGGTGCGCTGCTCGGTGCGGTCGGCGTCTCGGGCCTGCCGCAGCGGGAGGACCACGAGTTCGTCGTCACCGAGCTGCGGCGGTACCTCGATACCCGCGCGTGACGGCCGCCCGGACGGGCGCGCGGCCGCCCGCCGACGAGCACCACCGCCCGCATTGCGGCCCCTTCTCCCGCACGTCATCGTGGGTCTACCGACGGTCCCGCACGTCATCGTGGGTCCACTGACACGGGAGGGCAGCTCGATGAGCGAGTCGACGGCGGGCAGCGCCCGCGAGAAGGCAGACGAGGCGAAGGCCCTTGCGGACGCCGCCGCCAAGAACCTGCAGGACACCCGGCTCGACGACGACGCGGTGGCCGACAAGGACGTCGAGGCCACCGGAGTGACGTCAGGCGAGCCGGAGGACAAGCCGGTGCTGCGGACGGACGAGGGGCCCGGCGAGGAGCTGACGGGACCGGGATCGCCCATGTCGTGACCAGGGGTGGGTCACTCATGGCGTGAACCGCCCGCCCATGCTCGTTGCCGCCTGGCACGCCGGGCAGCGGCCGCACCTCCGCACCGAGACGGGTGCTCCGGTGGCCGTTCGGTGCCGCCGTTCGTCCACCAGAGTCTCGAGCCGCGCCCGCCACGTGCGGTAGACCGGCACGACGGTGGTCAGCTCCAGGCTCGTCGTGGTGCCGTTCTGCAGCAGGAGCCGTGCCTCCGTCACGACGGCGACTCCCGCGCGGGTCAGCCCGTCGTAGCAGGCCGCGAGCCGGAGCGACGACTCGTGCCGGGAGCGCCCCGGCGGTGGCACCTCCTGGGCGACCCAGACGTCGTCGTCCCGGATCAGGAGATCGATCCGACCGTGGAAACGTCCATCGAAGAACCCGCCGCCGTGGACGGCCTCGATGCCCGGGCGAAGGGCCGCGAGCGTGGCATCGTGGTGGGCCCTCAGCTCCTCGCCGTCGCGCGGGGCGGGCAGCTCGCACACTCCGGCCCGGCCGAACGCGCCTTGGAGCGCCGCCCGCACGTCGCCGGTGTGGTCCGGCGCCGCCCCCGGTGACCCCGCGTGCCTTGGCGCCGCCGTCCACGCCTCCGTCGCGCTGTCGTCGCCGGCGGTCAGTTCACGCAGCCCGCCGAGGCGCGCCTCGACCTCGTGCAGCACCGCCCACTCGCAGTCCGCGGCGCGCGCGAGGTCGCCGGGCTCCAGCACTGCCTCGCCGTCGAGCACGAACACCGGCCTCACCTCCGATGGCGGTCACCCTGCCACCGGGCGGTGACATCTACGGTGTCGCCACCACCTGGCACTCCTGCGGGGTAGAACCGAAGAGGAGGATCTCGTACCGGGCGGTGCCGCCGGCCGCGACCGTCGGCACGTGGCCGTACCCCGCGGCGACCGGCTCGCCGTCGGCCGTGCACACGGCGCTGACCTGGACTGCCTCGAGATCCTGCGGGAGGGTCGAGGCGAGGCGGCCGGTGATGGTGGGGTTGAGCGGGTCGTCGTGGATGGTCAGCCCGTCGAGCCGTAGGCCCGCCTTCGGCGTCTTGGTGTGACCGGCGCCGGGGACGGAGGTCTTCTCGGCCAGGGTGGCCACCACCGAGTGCGTGGCGTCCAGGGTGGCCACGGTGCTGCCCTCTGGCGCGAAGACGTCGGCCACGAACAGGGTCGACTCGCGGCCGGGGACCTGTACCTCGGCCGTGGAGTCCTTGGACAGGACCGCGCCGTCGGCGTCGTAGGTGGTGATGCCGACGGTCACCCGCACCGTGGCGGCCGTGCGGTTGACGACCGTGCCGAATGCGACGTCGTGCTGGTCCGTGCTGAGCAGGCCGAGGTCCTCGACCGCGACGCCCTCGGCCAGCGCCGCCTTGGTC
This window of the Georgenia yuyongxinii genome carries:
- a CDS encoding heme-degrading domain-containing protein, which codes for MTESTAFHEQLLAEEAELRVPTFGKDDAWMLGSQMRAAAAERRLPIAIGIVLAGQRVFHAALEGSSADNDGWLARKTAVVLRYGRSSMGVGEQFRVAGKDFDRDSRLDPAAFAAHGGVFPLVHTGGALLGAVGVSGLPQREDHEFVVTELRRYLDTRA